One window of the Haloarcula halobia genome contains the following:
- a CDS encoding ATP-binding cassette domain-containing protein, whose product MSDADVVLDVKGISKSYGPVLALDDVSFSLDRNAAMGLVGDNGAGKSTLLKVLNGYLKPDSGEIVLDGEPVSFDSPQDAADAGIAMTYQYMALVDKATVWENFFMGREMTNSRGPIKTLRKGKMIQQVEAKLDEYGVESLDPRDRVEDLTGGQKQILSISRSIESEPDVLMLDEPLTELSRRDRESVIRFVKSLRDQTDTSIILVSHDLEIVRDLVDDIMILNEGKKTLSGTPANLSTDEIVEQMV is encoded by the coding sequence ATGAGCGACGCGGACGTCGTCCTGGACGTGAAGGGCATCTCGAAGAGCTACGGCCCGGTGCTTGCACTCGACGACGTCTCGTTCTCCCTGGACCGCAACGCCGCGATGGGGCTGGTCGGGGACAACGGTGCCGGGAAGTCGACGCTGCTGAAGGTCCTGAACGGCTATCTCAAGCCGGACTCCGGGGAGATCGTGCTCGACGGAGAGCCCGTCTCGTTCGACAGTCCACAGGACGCGGCCGACGCGGGTATCGCGATGACCTACCAGTACATGGCGCTCGTCGACAAGGCGACCGTCTGGGAGAACTTCTTCATGGGTCGGGAGATGACCAACTCGCGTGGCCCGATCAAGACGCTCCGGAAGGGCAAGATGATCCAGCAGGTCGAAGCGAAACTCGACGAGTACGGGGTGGAGTCGCTCGATCCGCGAGACCGCGTCGAAGACCTTACCGGCGGGCAGAAACAGATCCTCTCGATCAGTCGGTCGATCGAGTCCGAACCCGACGTGTTGATGCTCGACGAACCGCTGACCGAGCTCTCGCGGCGCGACAGGGAGTCGGTGATCCGGTTCGTGAAGTCGTTGCGAGATCAGACGGATACCTCGATCATCCTCGTCTCACACGACCTGGAGATCGTCAGGGACCTCGTCGACGATATCATGATTCTGAACGAGGGGAAAAAGACGCTGTCGGGGACGCCGGCGAACCTCTCGACGGACGAGATCGTCGAACAGATGGTGTGA